In Capsicum annuum cultivar UCD-10X-F1 chromosome 11, UCD10Xv1.1, whole genome shotgun sequence, one genomic interval encodes:
- the LOC107847745 gene encoding UDP-galactose/UDP-glucose transporter 3, producing the protein MEAHGAGLRRVLVLAFCVAGIWSAYIYQGVLQETVSTKRFGPNNERFEHLAFLNLSQNVVCLVWSFIMIKIWSNGKSGGAPWWSYWSAGITNTIGPAMGIEALKYISYPAQVLAKSSKMIPVMFMGTLVYGIRYTIPEYVCSLLVAGGVSLFALSKTSSKTISKLAHPNAPLGYGLCFLNLTFDGFTNATQDSISARYPKTSAWDIMFGMNLWGTIYNMMFMFGWRNASGYEAVQFCKQHPEAAWDILLYCLCGAVGQNFIFLTISRFGSLTNTTITTTRKFVSIVVSSVLSGNPLSQKQWTSVTMVFSGLSYQIYLKWRKLQRMTKKRKPM; encoded by the exons ATGGAAGCTCACGGTGCTGGTCTCCGCCGTGTACTTGTACTTGCTTTTTGTGTCGCCGGTATTTGGTCTGCTTATATTTATCAAGGCGTTCTACAAGAGACTGT GTCAACGAAGCGATTTGGTCCTAACAATGAGCGGTTTGAACACTTGGCATTCCTAAATCTGTCACAAAATGTAGTTTGTTTGGTATGGTCATTTATAA TGATCAAGATTTGGTCTAATGGGAAGAGTGGTGGTGCTCCTTGGTGGAGTTATTGGAGTGCTGGTATTACAAATACGATTGGTCCCGCAATGGGGATTGAAGCGCTAAAATACATCAGCTATCCTGCACAG GTCCTGGCGAAATCATCAAAAATGATTCCTG TAATGTTCATGGGAACGCTAGTTTATGGCATAAGATACACGATTCCGGAATATGTGTGCTCTCTTCTTGTTGCTGGTGGTGTTTCACTGTTTGCACTCTCAAAG ACTAGCTCGAAAACCATTAGTAAATTGGCACATCCAAATGCTCCACTTGGGTATGGACTGTGCTTCCTGAACCTCACCTTTGATGGTTTCACCAATGCTACTCAGGATTCAATTTCAGCAAG GTATCCTAAGACATCTGCATGGGATATTATGTTTGGAATGAATTTGTGGGGTACCATTTACAATATGATGTTCATGTTTGGCTGGCGGAATGCCAGCGGTTATGAGGCAGTTCAGTTCTGTAAGCAGCATCCAGAGGCAGCATGGGACATTCTTCTTTACTGTCTATGCGGCGCTGTGGGCCAGAACTTCATTTTCCTAACCATTAGTCGATTTGGTTCTCTGACCAACACAACCATCACTACAACACGCAAGTTCGTGAGCATAGTAGTATCCTCTGTATTAAGTGGCAATCCGCTGTCACAAAAGCAATGGACAAGCGTCACCATGGTGTTCTCGGGGTTGTCGTACCAGATTTACTTGAAGTGGAGGAAGTTGCAGAGGATGACAAAGAAGAGGAAGCCCATGTAA